The Neosynechococcus sphagnicola sy1 genome window below encodes:
- a CDS encoding V4R domain-containing protein, giving the protein MTTATKIQNTLKLQHPKKHNHYGFRDFFQFDPDRGTIVDWNDGRNLLTSEDFIIGLVEGLEEEVGDASAAIMYTIGCDWGLKDADFFAIWFEKEFERSVRQTNLMFLLETWWWPFTSQGWGRWEVDMGDRKQGFMFINLFDSAVARTLGDVGKPVCYLYAGLFAGFFTELVKKRLSCIEIQCYSMGETYCKFLLGGQDRIDAAAFWLNEGATAGDIEKRLRSGERLL; this is encoded by the coding sequence ATGACCACGGCAACAAAAATTCAGAATACCCTAAAGCTTCAACATCCCAAGAAGCATAATCACTACGGCTTTCGTGACTTTTTCCAATTTGACCCCGACCGGGGTACGATTGTGGACTGGAACGATGGTCGTAACCTCCTCACCAGCGAGGACTTTATCATTGGTTTGGTGGAGGGTTTGGAAGAAGAGGTTGGAGATGCTTCCGCTGCCATTATGTACACCATTGGTTGCGATTGGGGGCTAAAGGATGCCGACTTTTTCGCTATTTGGTTCGAGAAAGAGTTCGAGCGCAGTGTCCGCCAGACCAACCTGATGTTTCTGCTGGAAACCTGGTGGTGGCCGTTTACCTCCCAGGGCTGGGGGCGATGGGAAGTCGATATGGGCGATCGCAAGCAGGGGTTCATGTTCATTAACCTGTTTGACTCCGCCGTTGCTCGTACCCTAGGGGATGTGGGTAAACCAGTGTGCTATTTGTATGCAGGCTTATTTGCGGGCTTTTTTACCGAGCTGGTGAAAAAACGCCTGAGTTGCATTGAAATCCAGTGCTACTCCATGGGCGAAACCTACTGTAAGTTCTTGCTAGGAGGGCAGGATCGGATTGATGCCGCTGCCTTCTGGTTGAATGAGGGAGCCACAGCCGGGGATATTGAAAAGCGTCTGCGGTCTGGGGAGAGGTTGTTATGA
- a CDS encoding DUF2141 domain-containing protein, producing MVQQFSASFLLLVAVSHLMLTASASAAANSNLRVTISGLKNQQGQVCLSLFSSQQGFPGSSERAVQARCLKVAEIPMVVQFQNLPPGSYAIAVFHDANGDNILNRNGLGIPTEEFGFSQNPGIFAGPPKFGDSQVLVFGPETNIQVRLRSLFQG from the coding sequence ATGGTGCAACAGTTTTCAGCTAGCTTTCTCCTGCTTGTTGCAGTCAGCCATCTGATGCTGACTGCAAGCGCTAGCGCGGCAGCGAACAGCAATCTCAGGGTGACCATTAGTGGCCTGAAAAACCAACAGGGACAGGTTTGCCTCAGCCTCTTTTCCAGTCAACAGGGATTTCCGGGGAGCAGTGAGCGGGCCGTGCAGGCTCGTTGTCTGAAAGTAGCCGAAATTCCAATGGTGGTTCAGTTTCAAAACTTGCCCCCTGGCAGCTATGCCATTGCCGTTTTTCATGATGCCAATGGGGACAATATTCTCAACCGCAATGGCTTGGGAATTCCCACGGAAGAATTTGGCTTTTCCCAAAACCCTGGGATCTTTGCCGGCCCTCCTAAGTTTGGGGATTCCCAAGTTCTGGTTTTCGGGCCAGAAACGAACATCCAGGTACGGTTACGATCTCTGTTTCAGGGGTGA
- a CDS encoding phycobilisome protein — protein sequence MLSQLEHLSRSTDGRYATDADLQFIADYVLSYELRLRTYTKLREREATIVQDVKGRIDTLHPQLFIRGNEDFTSKWQQDTIRVIRYTAIAMLLNDREALQEKFLFWFQTIMKAFKVQESCNITYQVMQEVVKKHFTPSEASLLCPILELNRNLLGQTPKIRS from the coding sequence ATGCTAAGCCAGCTCGAACATCTGAGTCGGTCTACCGATGGGCGCTATGCCACCGATGCAGATCTGCAATTTATTGCTGACTACGTCTTGTCCTATGAGCTGCGCCTGCGAACCTATACCAAGCTTCGAGAGAGAGAAGCCACTATCGTCCAGGATGTGAAGGGTCGTATTGACACCCTGCATCCCCAGTTGTTCATTCGCGGCAATGAAGATTTCACCTCAAAATGGCAGCAAGACACGATTCGCGTTATTCGTTATACCGCGATCGCCATGCTGTTGAATGACCGGGAAGCCCTACAGGAAAAATTCCTCTTTTGGTTTCAGACGATTATGAAGGCATTTAAGGTGCAGGAAAGCTGCAATATTACCTATCAAGTGATGCAGGAAGTGGTCAAAAAGCACTTTACGCCCTCCGAGGCCAGTCTACTGTGCCCGATTTTGGAACTGAATCGCAATTTGTTAGGACAGACCCCTAAAATTCGCTCCTAG
- a CDS encoding V4R domain-containing protein — MISVADLLTHDRIPSNYFAADAYVRSDLELGLLENRRGDRLLALPETLIQAIYAALERETGQAAALVLFNCGRWWGKNFYARFCEEIADYYGIAVSDMGMVEFLQCLQQCWVTHGWGSFSLDHQYQHRGFLVVKTVNSPFAAQASQRTQPVCAMEAGVLSVFFSQLTGKELHCVQTACESMGAEGNYFVIGLRPRVEPAIALVEAQSSHETIMAQLCA; from the coding sequence ATGATTTCCGTTGCTGATCTCTTAACCCATGACCGCATCCCCAGCAATTACTTTGCTGCCGATGCCTATGTCCGCAGTGATCTGGAATTGGGTCTGTTGGAAAATCGTCGCGGCGATCGCCTGCTGGCCTTGCCTGAGACTCTGATTCAGGCGATCTATGCTGCCCTAGAGCGAGAAACGGGTCAGGCTGCCGCCCTAGTGTTATTTAACTGTGGCCGTTGGTGGGGCAAAAATTTCTATGCCCGCTTTTGCGAAGAAATCGCTGACTACTACGGCATCGCCGTCAGTGATATGGGCATGGTAGAGTTCTTGCAATGTCTGCAACAGTGTTGGGTCACCCACGGCTGGGGCAGCTTCTCCTTAGACCATCAGTACCAGCATCGAGGGTTTTTGGTGGTCAAAACTGTCAACTCTCCCTTTGCCGCTCAAGCGTCTCAGCGGACTCAACCCGTCTGTGCCATGGAAGCCGGGGTCTTGAGCGTGTTTTTCAGTCAGTTGACCGGGAAAGAACTCCATTGTGTTCAAACCGCCTGTGAATCGATGGGGGCTGAGGGTAATTATTTTGTGATTGGGTTACGGCCCCGTGTGGAGCCGGCGATCGCCCTCGTGGAAGCTCAGTCCTCCCATGAGACGATCATGGCCCAGCTCTGCGCCTGA
- a CDS encoding ArnT family glycosyltransferase, with amino-acid sequence MSRESSIGNSLKAGVFQALSSIDTRWAVGLFLAALLLYGANLGELPLRDWDEGTVAQVARDLWRSPLGSWHWLHPTLAGEPYLNKPPLMHLLIAIAYRVWGVQEWTTRLPGALLTACSVFLLYGVGRELFPQRSPAVFAALMYLTLLPVVRHGRLAMLDGAILCFSLGMMLCLLRARRDLRWAMGVGIGLGLICLTKGILGLLLGAIALGFLAWDTPRLLTCRYLWLGIGIGSLPVAFWYGAQWLHYGSMFGERAMVHQSLNRIWSTVENNSGPPWYYLWEIGKSAWPWVVFWPTAAWYAWNHRNLSWAKFTLVWSGVYLLAVSLMGTKLPWYILPVYPPLTLMGGMQLARLWRSSDWTGLPEASAPSYARGWIGIFALLSLVGWGGSVYFVWLAPQQTADLAWILAAIAFTFTITTLLLLRRDSQFILMLIWGTYLSLLLLMVSDHWVWELAEAYPVKPVAAIVQANNPPRPAHLYLLCLQPPFP; translated from the coding sequence ATGAGTCGGGAGTCTTCCATCGGCAATTCCTTGAAGGCAGGGGTTTTCCAGGCTCTGAGTTCCATCGATACCCGCTGGGCGGTGGGACTGTTCTTGGCAGCGCTGTTGCTGTATGGGGCAAATTTGGGGGAGTTGCCCCTCCGGGACTGGGATGAAGGGACGGTGGCTCAGGTGGCGCGGGACCTGTGGCGATCGCCCCTCGGTTCCTGGCACTGGCTCCATCCTACCCTGGCCGGAGAACCCTACCTGAACAAACCGCCGCTGATGCATCTGCTGATCGCGATCGCCTATCGGGTTTGGGGGGTGCAGGAGTGGACAACTCGGTTGCCGGGGGCGCTGCTGACAGCTTGTTCAGTGTTCTTACTCTACGGAGTCGGGCGAGAATTATTTCCCCAGCGATCGCCTGCGGTGTTCGCTGCCCTCATGTATTTGACTCTGTTGCCAGTGGTACGCCATGGCCGTCTGGCGATGCTAGATGGAGCCATCCTCTGCTTTAGCCTGGGGATGATGCTTTGTCTGTTGCGGGCGCGACGGGATCTCCGCTGGGCGATGGGAGTGGGCATTGGACTGGGATTGATCTGCCTCACCAAGGGCATTTTGGGGCTGCTGCTGGGGGCGATCGCCCTGGGATTTTTGGCCTGGGACACCCCTCGCCTGCTCACCTGCCGCTACCTATGGTTAGGGATCGGCATCGGTAGTCTGCCCGTCGCTTTCTGGTATGGAGCTCAATGGCTGCACTATGGTTCCATGTTTGGGGAACGAGCCATGGTGCACCAATCCCTGAATCGCATCTGGTCAACCGTCGAAAATAACAGTGGCCCTCCCTGGTACTACCTGTGGGAAATTGGCAAGTCGGCCTGGCCCTGGGTGGTTTTTTGGCCCACCGCTGCCTGGTATGCCTGGAACCACCGCAATCTTAGTTGGGCAAAGTTTACCCTGGTGTGGAGCGGGGTCTACCTGCTGGCCGTCTCCCTCATGGGCACCAAACTGCCCTGGTATATCCTGCCCGTTTACCCCCCCCTGACGCTGATGGGTGGAATGCAGTTGGCTCGCCTTTGGCGCAGCAGTGATTGGACGGGTCTGCCCGAGGCATCCGCCCCGTCCTATGCCCGAGGCTGGATTGGCATTTTTGCCCTGCTGTCCCTGGTGGGGTGGGGGGGTAGTGTTTATTTTGTCTGGCTGGCACCGCAACAGACTGCGGATCTAGCTTGGATTCTGGCTGCCATCGCCTTTACCTTTACTATCACCACCCTGTTGCTCCTGCGGCGGGATTCCCAGTTCATACTGATGTTGATCTGGGGCACCTATCTGTCTTTATTGCTGCTGATGGTTTCGGATCATTGGGTTTGGGAACTCGCAGAAGCTTACCCCGTCAAGCCTGTGGCGGCTATTGTCCAAGCGAACAACCCCCCCCGGCCAGCTCATTTATACCTCCTATGCCTACAGCCGCCCTTCCCTTGA
- a CDS encoding serine/threonine-protein kinase, producing the protein MTKLLVAGSKRSKYRLLGLVGQGQFGKVYCASHRQTGKIVAMKSLDRHRFPTHKFLRELRFLLSLQHENIVSCQSLEHTATGRYLVMDYCEGGNLRSLIDGQSSLTLTQGLQLVIDVLAGLDHAHRQGIIHCDIKPENILLSVQPTGWRARISDFGIARLVQEMYEDGFSNNTGSPAYMAPERFYGQYFPASDLYAVGVMLFELLVGVRPFSGTPEELMSAHLNRPVQIPASVPPSLQTVIVTALRKLPARRFPDAAAMLKALQTAISSGLESGLASTPLPLEPLEDPAEMGFDPPRAIAPFVSLQQQPLQQPIHQLATQVTPRNGTGVTWVASGTLVAIHRADLTELPNRNAISLPETVQQLRVCTQGCLAVTQRGIYGVFLEPAVPDGNPASGTTPDVARLLLPLATAFQVGLAPSGNWMATVTSHQGIGKLTIWDGLFEIGSWGKIPRQRVSVSCQATQPTHLLVLDAHHLAVLSDLRAGSSLQPPGASDAETDLLDHRFAVAPRVPATGLAGTLIEIYTRRGNCLGSWVLPIYLEQVLLGNRPYQILAKERHTTHSVLLIDLKPLRIQRLCLTIQPILMTSMVWGYALADTAGQLMLLDLRGQPVAQVQAPKPNITAIALTGLNPYTLLLSTWGKAQGMLYQIDLRQLEIDFLF; encoded by the coding sequence GTGACCAAACTGTTGGTGGCCGGGTCAAAACGTTCCAAGTATCGCCTACTGGGGTTAGTGGGACAGGGGCAATTTGGCAAAGTATACTGTGCCAGTCATCGCCAGACGGGGAAAATTGTGGCGATGAAGTCCCTGGATCGCCATCGCTTTCCCACCCATAAGTTTCTGCGGGAACTCCGGTTTCTGCTAAGCCTCCAGCACGAAAATATTGTCAGCTGTCAGTCCTTGGAGCATACTGCCACAGGGCGCTATCTGGTGATGGACTACTGCGAGGGCGGTAATCTCCGCAGTTTGATCGATGGGCAGTCTTCCCTGACGCTCACCCAAGGGTTGCAACTGGTGATTGATGTCCTGGCTGGGTTAGACCACGCCCACCGCCAAGGTATTATTCACTGTGATATTAAACCCGAAAATATTCTCCTTAGTGTCCAACCCACCGGCTGGCGAGCCCGCATTTCTGACTTTGGCATTGCCCGCTTGGTACAGGAAATGTATGAGGATGGGTTCAGCAATAACACAGGTTCTCCGGCCTACATGGCTCCAGAACGCTTTTATGGTCAATACTTCCCTGCATCGGATCTCTATGCAGTTGGGGTGATGCTCTTTGAACTTCTAGTCGGTGTCCGCCCATTTTCCGGCACCCCAGAAGAACTGATGTCCGCCCACCTCAACCGTCCAGTGCAAATTCCAGCATCGGTGCCGCCATCGCTCCAAACCGTGATCGTCACCGCCCTTCGGAAGCTCCCAGCCCGTCGTTTTCCCGATGCCGCGGCCATGCTCAAAGCCCTACAAACGGCGATCTCTTCGGGTCTAGAATCAGGTTTGGCCTCCACCCCACTGCCCCTAGAACCCTTAGAGGATCCAGCTGAGATGGGCTTCGATCCGCCAAGGGCCATTGCTCCTTTTGTCAGTCTTCAGCAACAGCCCCTCCAGCAACCTATCCATCAACTCGCCACCCAAGTCACCCCTAGGAATGGGACGGGGGTGACTTGGGTGGCCTCTGGGACACTGGTGGCAATCCACAGAGCTGACTTGACCGAGCTACCCAATCGGAATGCCATCTCCCTCCCAGAAACCGTGCAGCAGCTTCGAGTCTGTACCCAGGGTTGCTTGGCGGTGACGCAACGTGGCATCTATGGCGTGTTTTTGGAGCCAGCCGTCCCCGATGGGAACCCAGCATCAGGAACTACTCCAGATGTTGCCAGACTCCTGCTCCCCTTAGCAACGGCATTCCAGGTCGGACTGGCACCCTCAGGAAACTGGATGGCAACGGTGACCAGCCATCAGGGAATCGGCAAACTGACCATTTGGGACGGCTTATTTGAGATCGGGAGTTGGGGAAAAATTCCACGGCAGCGAGTGAGTGTTAGCTGTCAGGCAACCCAACCCACCCATTTGTTGGTGCTGGATGCTCACCACCTGGCGGTGCTGTCTGATTTGAGAGCAGGGTCTTCACTGCAACCACCGGGAGCATCCGACGCTGAAACTGACTTACTGGATCATCGCTTTGCGGTGGCCCCTCGCGTCCCGGCAACGGGATTGGCCGGAACGTTAATTGAGATTTATACCCGACGGGGAAACTGCCTGGGGAGCTGGGTACTGCCGATTTACTTGGAACAGGTGCTTCTCGGCAATCGACCCTATCAGATACTTGCCAAAGAGCGGCACACCACCCACTCAGTGTTGCTGATTGACCTCAAACCTCTGCGAATTCAACGCCTCTGCCTGACTATTCAGCCCATCTTGATGACCAGCATGGTGTGGGGCTATGCCCTTGCAGATACCGCAGGACAACTGATGCTCCTAGATCTGCGGGGACAACCCGTTGCTCAGGTGCAGGCACCCAAACCAAACATCACGGCGATCGCCCTTACAGGTCTCAATCCCTATACCTTACTGTTGTCAACCTGGGGCAAGGCTCAGGGAATGCTGTATCAAATTGATCTGCGGCAGCTAGAAATTGATTTCCTGTTCTAA